One Kangiella geojedonensis DNA segment encodes these proteins:
- the gspJ gene encoding type II secretion system minor pseudopilin GspJ produces the protein MIRSNKVKAFTLTEVLIALFIFSVVLAGALQIFNFIQVRSEANDKQIERLREVQLAFRQLEEDIRYMVPRDRRDVFGDRAPLLKAESQSANNYIEFTRSGWRNPAKIKRSNLQHVKYEFVDDRIERHHWIFVDSARDDQELSRDFLTQVEEFHLEFLTEGTWKKEWLVDDDQRLAMPEAIKVTVVLEDYGELYRLFPMPRFEVSAGDDTERQPSTPNGRDGGNNDQDTGDGRGKSLRSDDS, from the coding sequence ATGATACGCTCCAACAAAGTCAAAGCTTTTACCCTCACTGAAGTGCTTATTGCGCTATTTATTTTTAGCGTGGTATTAGCAGGGGCTTTGCAGATATTTAACTTTATACAAGTTAGATCGGAAGCAAATGACAAACAGATTGAACGATTACGTGAAGTACAATTAGCATTTAGACAGCTAGAAGAAGATATTCGATATATGGTGCCTCGCGATAGACGCGATGTTTTTGGTGACCGAGCTCCTTTGTTGAAGGCTGAGTCTCAGAGTGCTAACAACTATATAGAGTTCACAAGAAGTGGTTGGCGAAATCCAGCAAAGATTAAGCGCAGTAATTTGCAGCATGTTAAATACGAGTTCGTCGATGACCGTATTGAACGCCACCATTGGATTTTTGTGGATAGCGCACGAGATGATCAGGAGTTATCGCGCGACTTCCTGACGCAAGTTGAAGAGTTTCATTTAGAATTTCTAACAGAAGGAACTTGGAAGAAAGAGTGGTTGGTTGATGATGACCAAAGACTAGCAATGCCAGAAGCAATCAAGGTTACGGTTGTGCTGGAAGATTATGGTGAGCTTTACAGGTTGTTCCCAATGCCTCGGTTTGAGGTGTCTGCTGGCGATGATACTGAGCGTCAACCATCGACCCCTAATGGTCGTGACGGTGGAAATAATGATCAAGATACTGGTGATGGGCGAGGTAAAAGCTTAAGGAGCGACGACTCATGA
- the gspF gene encoding type II secretion system inner membrane protein GspF — protein sequence MAAFEYVALDAKGKQKKGVLEGDTARQIRQQLREKQLTPLDVNHIGDAHRKKDKGGGFFGPKISVADLALVTRQLATLVRAALPIEESLKAVAEQTEKAKVKTIMLGVRAKVMEGHTLADGLSEFPSVFNELYRSMVAAGERAGHLDKVLNRLADYTERRQKISTKVSAAMVYPIVLILVAVGVVAGLMVFAVPKVVEQFQHMGEELPTITKVLIGLSDFTISYGIYVLIAAVLLMFGFKVWLRKGENRLRWHATILKIPVIGRLSKNLNTAQFASTMNILHSSGVPLLEAMNIGGKVLSNLKMRKAINEAAVKVREGGSLKMALQQTGEFPPMMIHMIGSGEASGELEHMLEQVSENQETLFENSIDVALNIMGPLIILALGGMVMFIVAAMMLPIFEMTNSITS from the coding sequence ATGGCTGCGTTCGAGTATGTTGCGCTTGATGCTAAAGGCAAGCAGAAAAAAGGTGTTTTAGAAGGCGACACAGCACGTCAAATACGGCAACAGTTGCGTGAGAAGCAATTAACCCCTCTTGATGTCAATCATATTGGCGATGCGCATCGCAAAAAAGATAAAGGCGGTGGTTTCTTTGGCCCTAAAATCAGCGTTGCGGATTTGGCTTTAGTCACACGTCAATTGGCAACATTAGTAAGAGCAGCATTACCGATTGAAGAATCTCTTAAGGCAGTAGCTGAGCAAACAGAGAAAGCAAAAGTAAAAACGATTATGCTTGGCGTGCGAGCCAAGGTAATGGAAGGCCATACCCTAGCTGATGGCTTATCAGAGTTTCCCAGTGTATTTAACGAATTATATCGTTCGATGGTCGCTGCAGGTGAGCGCGCGGGCCATTTAGACAAGGTCCTTAATCGTCTCGCTGACTATACTGAGCGTCGTCAGAAAATTAGCACTAAGGTTTCCGCTGCGATGGTCTATCCTATCGTGCTTATTTTGGTTGCTGTCGGTGTGGTGGCTGGTCTCATGGTTTTTGCGGTACCAAAAGTGGTTGAACAATTTCAACATATGGGTGAAGAGCTCCCAACCATTACTAAAGTTTTGATTGGCCTGAGTGACTTCACCATTTCATACGGCATTTATGTTTTAATTGCGGCTGTGCTACTTATGTTCGGCTTTAAAGTGTGGCTGAGAAAGGGTGAAAATCGATTGAGATGGCATGCCACCATATTAAAAATTCCTGTTATCGGTCGTTTGTCGAAAAATCTAAACACCGCACAGTTTGCAAGTACCATGAATATCTTACATTCCAGTGGCGTCCCGCTTTTAGAGGCGATGAACATTGGTGGTAAGGTTCTGTCTAATTTAAAGATGCGTAAAGCGATTAATGAGGCGGCGGTAAAAGTTCGTGAAGGCGGAAGTTTAAAGATGGCGTTGCAACAAACCGGCGAATTTCCTCCCATGATGATCCATATGATTGGTAGTGGGGAAGCTTCAGGTGAGCTGGAACACATGTTAGAACAAGTATCAGAAAACCAAGAAACATTGTTCGAAAATAGTATTGATGTGGCACTAAATATTATGGGGCCACTGATTATTTTAGCGTTAGGCGGCATGGTTATGTTTATCGTTGCGGCGATGATGTTACCAATTTTTGAAATGACTAACTCTATTACCAGTTAA
- the gspE gene encoding type II secretion system ATPase GspE: MSEQLETGIGLEEETEKTVEVGRFRAMPFSFAKRHGVFLKETDNEVKCFMREGASPQALLEVRRHYPQSFQLEWLDESAFEKELSAYYQSGTTDARQTMEDLGDEMDLFRLAEELPETEDLLEAEDDAPIIKLINALLTEAIKENASDIHIETFEKTLSVRFRVDGVLREVLQPSRKLAPLLVSRIKVMGKLDIAEKRIPQDGRIALRIANRAVDVRVSTMPSSHGERVVLRLLDKEAGRLDFKHLGMQPDTMELMGDLLHKPHGIILVTGPTGSGKTTTLYAGLSLLNNTTRNILTVEDPIEYLIDGIGQTQVNPKVDMTFARGLRAILRQDPDVVMIGEIRDLETAQIAVQASLTGHLVLSTLHTNTAIGAVTRMQDMGVEPFLLSSSLLGVLAQRLVRRLCEDCKQPATANEKECELMGFDPQDPPTIYHPVGCDTCNQQGFRGRQGIYELVLIDDQMRTMIHNNNSEQEMERHARQATPSIRADGRHRVLQGITTVEEVLRVTRED; encoded by the coding sequence ATGTCAGAGCAACTTGAGACAGGCATTGGGCTGGAAGAGGAAACGGAGAAAACTGTTGAGGTTGGTCGTTTTCGTGCGATGCCATTCAGCTTTGCGAAAAGGCATGGTGTCTTTTTAAAAGAGACTGATAATGAGGTTAAGTGCTTTATGAGAGAAGGCGCGTCACCTCAGGCTCTGCTCGAAGTTCGTCGCCATTACCCTCAGTCCTTTCAACTTGAGTGGCTTGATGAATCAGCTTTTGAGAAAGAGCTGAGCGCCTATTATCAATCGGGAACCACCGACGCTCGCCAAACGATGGAAGATTTGGGCGATGAGATGGACTTATTCCGTTTGGCGGAAGAGCTGCCAGAAACGGAAGACCTTCTTGAAGCTGAAGATGACGCACCAATCATTAAGTTGATCAACGCATTATTGACTGAAGCCATCAAAGAGAACGCCTCAGATATTCATATTGAAACCTTTGAGAAAACACTTTCAGTACGCTTCCGTGTCGACGGAGTATTGCGTGAGGTGTTGCAGCCGAGCCGTAAGTTGGCGCCGTTGTTAGTCTCTCGAATTAAAGTTATGGGTAAGCTGGATATCGCTGAAAAACGTATTCCGCAAGATGGCCGTATTGCCTTGAGAATTGCAAACAGGGCGGTTGATGTACGTGTATCGACTATGCCTTCGAGCCATGGCGAGCGCGTGGTATTGCGTTTGTTAGATAAAGAAGCTGGACGGCTAGATTTTAAACATCTTGGTATGCAGCCGGATACCATGGAATTAATGGGCGATTTGCTGCATAAACCTCACGGTATTATTTTAGTCACAGGCCCTACTGGTTCTGGTAAAACTACAACCTTGTATGCCGGTTTATCATTACTGAATAATACAACGCGGAATATTTTAACGGTTGAAGACCCGATTGAGTACTTGATTGATGGTATCGGTCAAACTCAGGTGAATCCGAAGGTTGATATGACGTTTGCTCGTGGACTTAGAGCCATTTTGCGTCAGGACCCCGATGTGGTGATGATTGGTGAGATTCGTGATTTGGAGACAGCACAGATTGCTGTTCAAGCGAGTTTAACCGGTCACTTAGTCTTATCAACGCTACATACAAACACTGCGATTGGTGCTGTAACTCGTATGCAGGACATGGGGGTAGAACCTTTCCTTTTGTCTTCAAGCTTATTAGGTGTCTTGGCGCAGCGACTTGTTCGCCGTTTGTGTGAGGATTGTAAGCAGCCTGCAACGGCAAATGAAAAAGAGTGCGAATTAATGGGCTTTGACCCTCAAGATCCCCCAACGATTTATCATCCAGTAGGATGCGACACCTGTAATCAACAAGGTTTTCGGGGCCGTCAGGGGATTTATGAATTAGTACTTATTGATGATCAGATGCGAACCATGATCCACAACAATAATAGCGAGCAAGAAATGGAACGCCATGCACGACAAGCAACACCAAGTATTCGTGCTGATGGTCGTCACCGAGTTCTTCAAGGTATCACCACTGTTGAAGAAGTGCTACGTGTTACTCGGGAGGATTAA
- the gspG gene encoding type II secretion system major pseudopilin GspG, translating to MKRLKTYKMKKQVKGFTLTEILIALAIVAIMGTFVTLSLMGNVDKANLQKLKGDLNTLKTALNSYKIDNGFYPSTEQGLTALIRRPTSDPIPQNYQSSGYLGSSAVPKDPWKRDYIYIYPGRHDDFDLYTLGNDGREGGEGENKDIGTWNLHEANFNTENQ from the coding sequence ATGAAACGATTAAAGACATACAAAATGAAAAAACAGGTTAAAGGTTTTACTTTAACCGAAATCTTAATTGCTTTAGCAATTGTTGCGATTATGGGCACTTTCGTGACTTTAAGCTTGATGGGTAATGTGGATAAAGCAAACCTACAAAAATTGAAGGGTGACTTAAACACGCTAAAGACGGCGTTAAACTCTTACAAGATTGATAACGGTTTTTATCCATCAACAGAGCAGGGGTTAACGGCTCTGATTCGTCGACCTACGAGTGACCCTATTCCTCAAAATTATCAAAGTTCAGGGTACTTAGGTTCGAGTGCGGTACCAAAAGATCCTTGGAAGCGCGATTATATTTATATTTACCCGGGTCGACATGATGACTTCGATTTATACACACTAGGTAATGATGGCCGAGAAGGTGGTGAAGGTGAGAATAAGGATATCGGCACTTGGAATTTACATGAAGCTAATTTCAACACCGAAAACCAATAA
- the gspH gene encoding type II secretion system minor pseudopilin GspH — translation MKLISTPKTNKLTPIKTSLQKGFTLVEILIALMIAAMMISVATIALNDNERAELKTKSRQLYGLLQVAQEESIIRGIELGVQIESDGYSFMIYNGGKWQPLEDHRLLKAIELEEPIRIAVNLEGQDALLENEQPEDEEAPSRDGGSGDSSEQEDRKSKSKTPQIYMLSSGEMNEFVVTVGLDRDEPLFYRIRGNYVGDIELSNAIEGHYSHDWDKDLDDEDDE, via the coding sequence ATGAAGCTAATTTCAACACCGAAAACCAATAAATTAACACCTATCAAAACATCTCTTCAAAAAGGCTTTACGCTCGTTGAGATTCTGATTGCGTTAATGATTGCCGCCATGATGATTTCGGTGGCAACCATTGCCTTGAATGACAACGAGCGAGCTGAACTCAAAACGAAATCGCGTCAACTCTATGGCTTACTTCAAGTTGCTCAAGAAGAGTCGATTATTCGGGGCATCGAGTTAGGCGTTCAGATCGAGTCGGACGGTTACTCGTTTATGATTTATAACGGTGGTAAGTGGCAACCGCTTGAGGATCATCGTTTGCTTAAAGCCATTGAGCTAGAAGAGCCTATTCGGATCGCAGTCAATCTAGAAGGTCAGGACGCTTTATTAGAAAATGAGCAGCCTGAAGACGAAGAGGCTCCTAGTCGTGACGGGGGAAGCGGCGATAGTTCAGAACAAGAAGACAGGAAAAGCAAATCAAAAACACCACAAATTTATATGCTGTCCAGTGGAGAGATGAACGAATTTGTAGTGACGGTGGGTTTAGATCGGGATGAGCCTTTGTTTTATCGAATCCGTGGCAATTATGTTGGAGATATCGAGTTATCGAATGCTATAGAAGGTCATTATAGCCATGACTGGGATAAAGATTTAGACGACGAAGATGATGAATAA
- the gspK gene encoding type II secretion system minor pseudopilin GspK has protein sequence MKALDKNRGVALITVLIIFSVLSILAIQILNTQQMHLQRTANIINGSRAYQYMYGAEVFATEQLKQYFKDSKAERVHRNQPWAEGGIAFEIEQGLGQLQGELRDMHSCFNINSILMETEDAGTGADGQPLGGGTSIGGGSGGEKSTGSDSGGSGMPGVDLFAKLLESHIEDGETSPQALAVATKDFIDEDQEPTGIDGAEDYTYTGLQVPYRTADTLLAHTSELMVIKGFNAETYDSVKEYLCVLPTTEGTINVNTVKPEHAELVWMLLDEVELSQVRQALQELPEDGYDENSFFEALGSGKVSEQGKGRLVYDSKYMLLKAEARVSTGTAVVHSLMLKNDNEFHVVARHIGE, from the coding sequence ATGAAGGCTTTAGACAAGAACCGCGGAGTGGCTCTGATTACTGTGCTTATTATCTTCTCAGTGTTGAGTATTTTGGCCATACAGATTCTAAATACACAGCAAATGCATTTGCAGCGCACAGCCAATATTATTAATGGTTCTAGAGCCTACCAATATATGTATGGAGCTGAGGTATTTGCCACCGAGCAGTTAAAACAGTACTTTAAAGACAGTAAAGCGGAGCGTGTTCACCGTAACCAACCTTGGGCTGAAGGTGGCATCGCTTTTGAAATTGAGCAAGGGTTGGGGCAACTTCAGGGTGAATTGCGTGATATGCATAGTTGCTTCAACATCAATAGCATCCTCATGGAAACCGAGGATGCAGGTACAGGAGCCGATGGTCAACCACTGGGTGGTGGCACGAGTATCGGTGGTGGCAGCGGTGGAGAAAAATCCACGGGCAGTGACTCCGGCGGAAGCGGTATGCCTGGCGTTGATTTGTTTGCTAAATTGCTTGAATCTCATATAGAAGATGGTGAAACCTCACCTCAGGCTCTAGCGGTAGCGACAAAAGATTTTATTGATGAAGATCAGGAGCCTACAGGTATAGATGGCGCGGAAGATTACACCTATACAGGATTGCAAGTTCCTTATCGAACAGCTGATACGCTGTTAGCACATACCAGTGAGTTGATGGTCATTAAAGGTTTTAATGCTGAGACTTATGACTCAGTGAAAGAATATTTATGCGTACTACCAACCACTGAGGGTACCATTAACGTTAATACTGTTAAGCCTGAGCATGCCGAGCTAGTTTGGATGCTACTCGATGAAGTGGAGTTGTCGCAGGTTCGTCAGGCTTTGCAGGAGTTGCCAGAAGATGGCTATGACGAAAATAGCTTCTTTGAAGCGCTAGGTAGCGGAAAGGTGTCGGAGCAGGGCAAAGGCAGACTGGTTTATGATAGTAAATATATGCTACTGAAGGCTGAAGCCAGAGTGAGTACAGGAACTGCTGTTGTGCACTCTTTAATGTTAAAAAATGATAATGAATTTCATGTGGTTGCACGCCACATTGGAGAATAA
- the gspI gene encoding type II secretion system minor pseudopilin GspI: protein MMNKHINRQSGLSLLELLIALAVLAIFITPMLSGLFSSSIVALGNSKDKTLANFVAQNHLAELQIDNEWPSIGTQQGTTEFANREWEWERKVVGTEVESMRRVTLSISYGAQGIYTMTGFVGKKSDKGGGERR from the coding sequence ATGATGAATAAACATATCAATCGACAATCTGGTTTGAGTCTACTAGAGCTGCTAATAGCGTTAGCAGTTTTAGCTATTTTTATTACGCCGATGTTGTCAGGTTTGTTTTCTTCAAGCATTGTTGCCTTGGGCAACTCTAAGGATAAGACTTTAGCTAATTTTGTAGCCCAAAATCACTTAGCTGAATTACAGATTGACAATGAGTGGCCATCTATTGGCACTCAACAAGGAACCACAGAGTTCGCTAACAGAGAGTGGGAGTGGGAGCGAAAAGTTGTAGGCACAGAAGTAGAGAGTATGCGTCGCGTTACCCTTTCCATTAGTTACGGTGCGCAGGGTATTTATACCATGACTGGTTTTGTCGGAAAAAAATCTGACAAAGGTGGCGGAGAGCGGCGATGA
- the gspD gene encoding type II secretion system secretin GspD yields MLEKLNSQDNYKQKQSTWKHGAIMGLFALSLLFSSAMVKAERLNVRDADIREVVETVARITGKTMLVDPRVKGLKVTIISNHDHSKEDIYNIFVSTLQIHGFQAIENNGVIKIVQDQKARYEASPVNVKSPRAYGDQAITQVIPVQNVDAQQIMNVLRPLVSPQSGHLFAVQGTNTLILHDSASNVERITKIIERTDKANDEEIEVIQLKHASAGEIVRILESLNRGGQQERVNQVQQPRYVADERTNSILLSAGNRQRIRLRALIHSLDRQLDNTGNTKTVFLKYAKAEHVSEVLQGIGEIKKKEEAANAGRAGGASGGGGAAAKRALYSVQFHEETNALVLTAPPDMMREFDSVIRSLDIRRKQVHVEAIIVEISDTTAKELGIQWLFSPSGSGTQPAGIINFNNTGTTIGQVAGGAIANRGQEEEVFTRDPETGEITGTETRTTGGDNGAALAEVLGGLQGAGLGIARMSQSGLSWAAFIKALEGVTDSNTLARPSVTTLDNVEAIFKAGQEIPIITGSTLGDNNSNPFQNVERKDVGVMLKLTPQINEGNYVRLDIEQEVSSIAGSTAVDVVTNKREVKTSVLVPNGGLVVLGGLIDDDIQQSSQKVPILGDIPIIGHAFKSERTQKIKRNLMVFIHPRVLEDDKDLREVSNAKYSYMRAQQIEQANKGISLMPSAEAPVLPTYDEALVLPPSFEEYLDKDVLLDQQGGAAEDHTDQEADEE; encoded by the coding sequence ATGTTAGAGAAATTAAATAGTCAGGATAACTATAAACAAAAGCAGTCAACGTGGAAGCACGGGGCGATCATGGGGCTATTTGCCCTGTCGCTATTATTTTCATCCGCTATGGTGAAGGCTGAGCGCTTGAATGTTCGGGATGCGGACATCCGTGAAGTGGTTGAAACGGTTGCGCGAATTACAGGAAAGACAATGCTTGTCGACCCTCGCGTAAAAGGTCTTAAAGTTACCATTATTTCTAACCATGATCACAGTAAAGAAGATATCTATAACATTTTTGTGTCGACTCTTCAGATTCATGGTTTTCAGGCAATCGAAAACAATGGCGTCATTAAAATTGTGCAAGACCAAAAAGCACGTTATGAAGCGTCGCCTGTAAATGTAAAGAGCCCTAGGGCATATGGTGATCAAGCCATCACCCAGGTTATTCCAGTGCAAAATGTGGATGCACAGCAAATCATGAACGTGTTACGCCCACTGGTATCACCTCAATCAGGTCATTTATTTGCGGTTCAAGGGACTAACACCTTGATTTTGCACGACTCGGCGTCAAACGTAGAGCGGATTACTAAAATTATTGAACGGACTGATAAGGCTAACGATGAAGAAATTGAAGTTATTCAGTTGAAGCATGCGTCTGCTGGTGAAATTGTCCGTATCTTAGAAAGCTTAAATCGAGGCGGTCAGCAGGAGCGAGTCAACCAGGTTCAACAGCCACGCTATGTAGCGGATGAACGTACTAACAGCATTTTGTTGAGCGCTGGTAATCGCCAGCGTATTCGTTTACGAGCTTTGATCCATAGCTTAGATCGCCAATTGGATAATACCGGCAACACAAAGACGGTTTTCTTAAAGTATGCGAAAGCTGAGCATGTATCAGAAGTATTGCAAGGTATTGGTGAAATAAAGAAGAAAGAAGAAGCAGCGAATGCCGGCCGTGCTGGTGGCGCTAGCGGTGGCGGCGGTGCTGCCGCAAAGAGAGCGCTTTATTCGGTGCAGTTCCACGAAGAAACCAATGCGCTCGTATTAACCGCTCCGCCAGATATGATGCGTGAGTTTGACTCTGTTATCCGCAGTTTGGATATCCGTCGTAAGCAAGTGCATGTGGAAGCGATTATTGTCGAGATTTCTGATACCACAGCAAAAGAGTTAGGTATTCAGTGGTTGTTCTCACCAAGCGGCTCAGGAACTCAACCAGCCGGAATTATTAACTTCAATAATACGGGTACGACGATTGGGCAAGTAGCCGGTGGTGCGATCGCTAACCGTGGTCAAGAAGAAGAGGTGTTTACGCGAGATCCCGAAACAGGCGAGATTACAGGTACTGAAACCAGAACTACTGGTGGTGACAATGGTGCTGCTTTGGCAGAAGTGTTAGGCGGTTTGCAAGGTGCTGGTCTAGGTATCGCCCGTATGAGTCAATCTGGTTTGAGTTGGGCGGCCTTTATTAAAGCCCTAGAAGGCGTTACCGACTCAAATACATTAGCGCGTCCAAGTGTGACCACGCTGGATAATGTGGAAGCAATATTCAAAGCGGGTCAGGAAATTCCTATTATTACCGGTTCTACCTTAGGCGATAATAATTCGAATCCATTCCAGAATGTAGAACGTAAAGATGTTGGTGTGATGTTGAAACTAACGCCGCAGATTAATGAAGGTAATTATGTCCGTCTGGATATTGAGCAGGAAGTCTCGTCGATTGCTGGCTCAACTGCGGTAGACGTGGTGACCAATAAGCGTGAAGTTAAAACCTCTGTACTGGTACCGAATGGTGGCTTAGTCGTGTTAGGTGGCTTGATTGACGATGATATTCAGCAAAGTTCGCAGAAAGTACCTATTTTGGGTGATATACCAATTATAGGTCATGCATTTAAGTCTGAACGAACTCAAAAAATCAAACGTAATTTGATGGTGTTTATTCACCCTCGAGTGCTAGAAGATGACAAAGATTTACGTGAAGTCAGTAATGCTAAATACAGCTACATGCGCGCTCAACAAATTGAGCAAGCTAATAAAGGCATTAGTTTAATGCCAAGTGCTGAAGCGCCGGTATTGCCAACTTATGATGAAGCTTTAGTGTTACCACCTAGCTTTGAAGAATATTTAGATAAAGACGTATTGCTTGACCAGCAGGGCGGCGCTGCAGAAGACCACACTGATCAAGAGGCAGACGAAGAGTAA